gcacctctttataggttttcccctctctaatcaactttttaatcaaagtacgctgttcttctgaacaatgtcttgaacgacccattttcctcagctttcaaatgcatgttcaacaagtgttggcttcatccttaaataggggccacctgattcacacctgtttcttcacaaaattgatgacctcagtgattgaatgccacactgctatttttttgaacacacccctttcaactaattcaactaattgcccaattgcacagccttaagagcgtgcatatcatgaatgctgggtctcatttgttttctgagaatctactgaacctactggtaacttgtttgccacgtagcaataaaaaaaatacgaaaaaccttgattattctggttagtcacattgtactgctattattttgaacaatactgtatataaacacacaatacTTGTTATAAATACACTAACATTTTCAAGGGATATGATGATATACACTCTTTAAAACtttggttccataaagaaccctTCACATCCATGGAAACGTTCCATTGCACAAATTTAGTGGGAAAAGGTTGTTTAGattattttcaatgtattttacaCTAAGAAAAATATGATTCTTGAATGGAATCACTGCAGAAACCACCCTTCGGAACATTTAAGAGTATATGAAAAgtacatgatagatagatagatagatagatagatagatagatagatagatagatagatagatagatagatagatagaatgagaaacaaaaacattataaaaacatatttttattcgTTTTAATGTGGAACTGTTTGTGGTATGAACTGTTGAAACtccttaatttaaattataactaAGCAAAAAGAAAAATCCCATATTCCATTTAAAGGTCTTCCAGATCCATATATCTGCACTATCTCTTAGGTGCAGAAATTGTGTTCTCATGAATTATTTGCTTTTATCTCCTGGACTATGGAAAGAATTCTCCAAAGCTAAACATGTCACAGATAGCGTGGTCTTCTAAGGTCGTGGCCATTGGATGCACAAAGTTCAAACAGACTACCGTGCAGGCACAGCTATATGTTCGGTACTGCTCTGGCTAGAAATGAaatcttttttgttgttattcTAAGAACCACCTAAACATGTCTAATGACTGGAATCCAGGCGAGCAGCTTTAGAGTTGATCTTCACGTGGCTGTGTACAGAGCAAAATCAATACTGTTCGTTCTTGTGACCAGATGAATCACAACAGCCTGGAGAGCCTTAATCAACTTTCTTAGGTTTCCGATTCTTCCATGTTACCACCCCTATGAAGGTGcctgaaaaaaaacaatgaagaagAATGTGGTCACTAGAGCTGACAGAAACTGTAAATAATATGGATGTACTGTTGGATTAACATCACATTAATGTATTTATGATGACTTAGTTATAAGAGACTTATACAAGTTGAACAAAGCGAATATATCAAGGAAACaccaatatttacaatatacaatGCAAGGTTTACAACTAGATTAGAAAGCAAGCTAGAGaagatttaaaaaagtgtttttagtgTGTAAGTGCATTGGTTTAATGGTGTGGGCTGTCAAGAGTTTGAGGAAGAAGTGTGTCTTCTGCTGCTTCAGGAAAAATGCATTTGTCTAAGCCATTCAGAAGGGTTTGGATATAactaataacattttaaacttgACATACTACTAACATTTTTATGTTGATGGATTGATTGCTTACCAACAAAAAGTAAGAGGATCAATGCTGCAACTCCAGGAAGTATTACTGAATATTCTCGTGGAAGAAAATAACTGTGGATCACATGGTCACTGTCCACGAAAGGCTGGGAAAAGGGCAGAATTTCAAGATTTTTTTCAGTACCATATCAAAGCATGTTATGGGTGTCGTATTGATTTGGAAAACTGTAAAACAAATTtctatgatttaaatgtttttcaagttaaagcattaaacacacacacttaccaaCACTATGACCCAAATGGTGTAATACGTAAACAGCAACAGACTAAAACCAACAAGTCCAAAACCAACAGCTTGATCTGCTCCGGTTGCCTGAAAGGAAATAGTTTCTAGGGTTTATCTCAAACAAACATAAGtgcaaattacatttaatgtctcacttaaaataaaatgtaaacatacaataataaacataatattttaaaacaaataaaataaacatttacttctGAGGAAATCATATGTTGtctgaaataaacaaatgacGTGTTTTTTAAGGCAAGTTTATCTTGCAAACCTACAGACAAATGGTGTGTTTACGAAGGGTCTTTATGTCTAGATCTCCGTGGGAGGTCAACTTATTCATTAGCTatagtgaacaaataaatactttttttagaaatacatttaaataatcacatcagaaatatttttgtattagtgAAGTATGTCGTCTTACTACGGACTGTACAGTGTGAAACTCGCTAAAACAGCTAATTAATCATATCGATAAACAGTTAACAACTAGGAACAACGCGGTGACCTACAAATAAGCATCATATTAATACatatacatgcaaacaaacaacaaaaaaacacttccaCGTATATGTCAGATCATCTTACCATTTTGACTGTTACTTCCGCTAGTGTACTTCCGACTAACAACGGAAGTCGTGCTaggaattgtagttttttttattctctgaaTGTTTCAGCACACGAGGGCGCTCAAAGACGTGCTAAATGCACATctcatattaaaatatgatatttttttgtaGCAGAAAGCTGGGATAGCTGAGTTACAGCATTGAGCTCATAAAAGAGCACACTCCTCCTGTTATATTTAGTCTCAGCGTCATTACTACAGacaatgtattcatttattgttgttattattatgccCAATTGTCATgttttaaactgtattatttattaaacatttattttattaaatactagCAGATATACCATGTactagcaataaaaaaataaaaaaaacataattctaaagtaaataatttattatggtGAGTTAATAGCTGGATGTTgttaaataaatcacacaacaaaGATTATTATTCATGATACCCAACATGATCTTTATTTCCCCCAAATAATACATACAGATAATCTGACCTGACAGtttcattaaagaaagaaacattcaCATTTGAGTGTAGAAATATAGTTCTGCTGGTTTATGATTCAAAAGTATCCTCTCGATGCATGAAACCAGACATAAGACAGAGAAAACTTTGGAACAACAGCACATTGCTTATGTGTGatcttaatatataaatatttgtcacGATCagaaaaatacattcatttcCATAGTACTTTAGtggtatatgcatttatatatttttaaacaaatctcCAGAATATATTTTACTTCCTGAATGTTGCTGTCATTAATATGGATGT
The sequence above is drawn from the Carassius auratus strain Wakin chromosome 5, ASM336829v1, whole genome shotgun sequence genome and encodes:
- the LOC113075003 gene encoding dolichol phosphate-mannose biosynthesis regulatory protein-like isoform X2, which produces MATGADQAVGFGLVGFSLLLFTYYTIWVIVLPFVDSDHVIHSYFLPREYSVILPGVAALILLLFVGTFIGVVTWKNRKPKKVD
- the LOC113075003 gene encoding dolichol phosphate-mannose biosynthesis regulatory protein-like isoform X1 encodes the protein MISSEATGADQAVGFGLVGFSLLLFTYYTIWVIVLPFVDSDHVIHSYFLPREYSVILPGVAALILLLFVGTFIGVVTWKNRKPKKVD